A portion of the Betta splendens chromosome 2, fBetSpl5.4, whole genome shotgun sequence genome contains these proteins:
- the LOC114868964 gene encoding arfaptin-1-like yields MEQSPGSDGSSVSEEPSPPRETNSRSDHTDSGATSSPDEASAEVPEEEEEAEPSEDPPVSPVTPPTLGPVVVQGNNKSSASEKLQQVRKWSITAYKCTRQALAEKLGRGSRTVDLDLGPRLDVLKDDRQRYDNMTKLAQTLANQIGQFTVTQKTLGDAFAELSVKTPSLHLEFGVNADAQRFVSKSGDALVEAINSFISDMDTLVNKTMEDTMINAKQYEASRIEYDAYRVDLEELNLKPRDDSTLPKLEQAQKVFQDQREQYLRIRDDLSVKVKLLEENRVKVLHNQLWLLHSAVAAHSLSCHSFLQHNMQRVDGDLSNASVDAPSWLEDS; encoded by the exons ATGGAGCAGAGTCCAGGCTCTGACGGCTCCAGCGTCTCAGAGGAACCGTCTCCTCCCAGG GAAACCAACAGTCGGAGCGACCACACCGACAGTGGAGCCACTTCCAGTCCAGATGAAGCCAGTGCAGAGGtcccagaggaggaagaggaggcagagccgaGTGAAG ACCCTCCAGTATCTCCAGTGACACCACCCACACTGGGACCAGTGGTTGTCCAGGGCAACAACAAGAGCTCGGCcagtgagaagctgcagcaagTTCGCAAGTGGAGCATCACCGCGTATAAG TGCACCAGACAGGCGCTGGCGGAGAAGCTGGGCCGCGGCTCCCGCACcgtggacctggacctgggGCCCCGTCTGGACGTGCTCAAAGATGACAGGCAGCGGTACGACAACATGACCAAGCTGGCTCAGACGCTGGCCAATCAGATCGGCCAGTTCACCGTTACCCAGAAGACCCTGGGGGACGCCTTCGCCGAGCTGAGCGTCAAGACGCCGTCGCTGCAC CTGGAGTTTGGTGTGAACGCCGACGCTCAGAGGTTCGTGTCCAAGAGCGGCGACGCTCTGGTGGAGGCCATCAACTCCTTCATATCAGACATGGACACGCTGGTGAACAAAACCATGGAGGACACCATGATCAACGCCAAGCAGTACGAGGCGTCCAG GATTGAGTACGACGCGTACCGGGTcgacctggaggagctgaacctgaagccCAGAGACGACTCCACTCTGCCCAAACTGGAGCAGGCCCAGAAGGTGTTCCAGGACCAGAGGGAGCAGTATCTGAGGATCAGAGACGACCTGTCTGTCAAAGTCAAGCTCCTGGAGGAGAACAGG GTCAAAGTCCTGCATAACCAGCTTTGGCTGCTCCACAGCGCTGTGGCCGCTCACAGTCTGTCGTgtcacagcttcctgcagcacaaCATGCAGCGCGTGGACGGGGACCTGAGCAACGCCAGCGTGGACGCCCCCTCCTGGCTGGAGGACAGTTGA